The bacterium DNA window GCAAATCCCAGAGCTGCCTTGGTTGGCTGCCCTTGTGCATCATAGCAAATTCTTTTTGGAGGTCCGGCAATTTCTTCAACAAAACTTTCCTGCTCCTCCGCCACCTGCGCTCCGTGCAGGATCAGGCGGCGAGGGGTCCCATAGGTGGCAATCCCCTGAGCCTCGATCCGGTTCCTGGCTAACAACCCTCTGGCCTCAGCAGCCAGCCGCTCCAGCGCTCCGGGAATAAACCGGGCTGGAATTTCTTCCACTCCGATCTCTAACAGCAGCTCCATAGGCATGGTAATCAGTTTTTTCTCTTCCTTCTTCTTTATGGTTTCAGCAGGGGAAATCCTTTTTTCTCCCGCTCCGTGAGGTAATTCTCGGCACATCGCCGTGCCAGATTCCGTATCCTGCCGATATAGCCGGTTCTTTCCGTCACGCTGATCGCTCCTCTGGCATCCAGCAGGTTGAAGGTATGCGAGCATTTCAGGCAATAATCATAGGCCGGAAGCACCAATCCCATCTCGGCCAGGCGCAGGGATTCCTGCTCATACAGGGAAAAGGCGGTAAAAAGCATTTTCAGGTCGGCTTTTTCAAAATTATAGGTGGAGAATTCGACCTCGCTTTGCAGATGAATATCTCCATAGCGGATTCCCGGAGCCCAGGCTACGTCATAGACATTATCAACCCCTTGCAGGTACATGGCGATTCGCTCAAGGCCATAGGTAATCTCAACGGATACAGGCTTTAAATCGATCCCCCCGACCTGCTGAAAATAGGTGAA harbors:
- the glyQ gene encoding glycine--tRNA ligase subunit alpha; translation: MNFQDIILFLSKYWASQGCVLQQPYDIEVGAGTFNPATFLRVLGPEPWKVAYVEPSRRPTDGRYGENPNRLQHYYQYQVILKPSPLDVQEKYLNSLASLGIDLLSHDIRFVEDDWESPTLGAWGLGWEVWLDGMEITQFTYFQQVGGIDLKPVSVEITYGLERIAMYLQGVDNVYDVAWAPGIRYGDIHLQSEVEFSTYNFEKADLKMLFTAFSLYEQESLRLAEMGLVLPAYDYCLKCSHTFNLLDARGAISVTERTGYIGRIRNLARRCAENYLTEREKKGFPLLKP